The DNA region TTTCGGCGAGTTGGTCGTCGTCGACACCCCGTCGCTCGACGCCGCGCTCGCGCTCCTCCGCGGAACGGGACGACTGCCGACCGAGCAGTTCGGCGAGGACGTCCGCGCCGCCGACGTGACCGTCGACGTGCGCGTCGACGGGGTGAGCGTCGCCCGTCTCGGTCCCGGTATCCGACCGGGCTACCTGTCGCGAGCGCTCGGCGTCGCCCCGGCCCGACTCTCGCTCGGCGGGACGGCGATGGCGCTGCTCCGGCGCTGACACTTCTCGCCTCACCGGGTCGCCCGAATCAACGCGAACAGTTCCTCTCTGAATCGCTCGGGGTCGGACGCGTCGAACGACGCTGCCTCGGCGGCGCTGGCGGTCGCCGAACGCTCGTCGACGACGCCCGTCGGGTACGCGCCGCCGGCGAGCAGAAACTCGCCGCGAGCGTCGGTCGGCCAGACCGCGAGCCACCCCTGCACGGAGACCACCGTCCCGTCGACCCGAGAGCGGGCCTCGTACCGTGCGAGTCGGGCGTCGGTGCCCCGGACGCCGAAGCGACGCTCCTCGACTCTATCGGCGGCGAGAAAGCCGCGTTCGCGGAGTTGGTCCTCGAAGCCGGCCATCGAGCGGTCGGCGACGAGACGCCACAGCATCCGTGACGGAGGGGGTCTCGGCGTGAGTCGCAGTCGACTCGCGAAGAAGAACCGTTCGGCGCGGGTCCCGTCCGCCCCTCCGACGGACCGCTCGTGAGGGGCTTCGGCTTCGTAGACGACGGTGTGTGCCGTCGCCCGAACGAGGCCCGCGTCGAAGAGCCGGTCGACGCTCGATTCGACCCGTCGCCACCCGCCGAGACGGTCCTCCGGGACCGTCGGCGGCGACACGGTCATCGCTCAGTGGTCGTCTTCGCGCCACTTGTGTTCGCA from Haloprofundus halobius includes:
- a CDS encoding peptide ABC transporter ATP-binding protein; protein product: MTDNVTDARRPLDVTAELTLTVEGEQLRVVGFGELVVVDTPSLDAALALLRGTGRLPTEQFGEDVRAADVTVDVRVDGVSVARLGPGIRPGYLSRALGVAPARLSLGGTAMALLRR